In the Larus michahellis chromosome 6, bLarMic1.1, whole genome shotgun sequence genome, one interval contains:
- the LOC141744426 gene encoding L-threonine ammonia-lyase-like isoform X1, giving the protein MVSPRGRPRARPTDMTTPGPLLPPYSVVVGVLLHLVVYLVAVLYSYAEQLFLKKDDNKIKKQDAPALCDLHCCKDGPIRNGLIGQKSPSINPERLKDFGEEDYLNGDVKTWEMKIVSRNEELLRDALSRIPQSSSRTSLSSCNKLIRFEDISAAAFKIQCGVQKTPCMYSRLSKQYGMDIYLKKEFLQYTGSVKERGVLYLLTSLPQDQQRKGVIVASDSNFSMAVAYHASELRIPVFVIMSTSTSPARVKMCREYGAMVISYGTTAKDSQTHARRLAQENGYLYLEEEDSAVYLSGLGTVGLEVYEQVPKLDAVIFPAGGHCGLLAGSAAALKHLNPHISVIGVESENFPVLQQSLKAGHPTEDQACSNHHFYGDVSGLCFGSNSLQLTGKLVDKVVAVREEDILISMLRLLEYERATVDAEGAIGLAALVAGKLPELKGKRVAIVICSGNLELHLLQQCIARALTLDNRVCRFSLVLSDCPGDISKLLEILAREEARVLDIRQERTFVTSELFTVEVTCTVETRDKIHAAQLRNALLERYPTAAWTER; this is encoded by the exons CTACGGACATGACAACCCCTGGACCCCTCCTGCCTCCTTACAGTGTCGTAGTTGGAGTTTTGCTTCACCTCGTTGTTTATTTAGTCGCTGTGCTGTATAg ttatGCTGAGCAGCTGTTCTTGAAAAA GGACgacaataaaataaagaaacaagatGCCCCAGCACTTTGTGATCTTCACTGTTGTAAGGATGGGCCGATAAGAAATGGCCTCATTGGGCAGAAGTCACCCTCTATCAACCCTGAGAGACTGAAAGATTTTGGTGAGGAGGATTACCTGAACGGGGATGTGAAGACCTGGGAAATGAAGATAGTGAGCCGTAATGAGGAGTTACTTAGGGATGCCCTGTCCCGCATCCCTCAGTCAAGCAGTAGGACGAGCCTGTCAAGCTGTAACAAGCTGATTCGATTTGAAGATATCAGTGCAGCAGCTTTCAAAATCCAGTGCGGTGTTCAGAAAACCCCCTGCATG TATTCTAGGCTATCCAAGCAGTATGGAATGGACATCTACCTAAAGAAAGAGTTCCTCCAGTACACAGGATCTGTGAAGGAACGAGGTGTACTTTACCTTCTGACATCATTACCTCAG GATCAGCAAAGAAAAGGGGTGATCGTGGCTTCGGACAGTAACTTTTCCATGGCTGTTGCTTACCACGCCTCAGAGCTCCGTATTCCAGTGTTTGTCATCATGTCAACCAGCACATCCCCGGCCAGAGTGAAAATGTGCCGTGAGTATGGTGCCATGGTTATATCCTATGGCACTACAGCTAAGGATTCGCAGACGCATGCAAGAAGGCTGGCGCAGGAGAATGGATACCTCTACCTCGAAGA GGAGGACAGTGCTGTCTACCTGTCAGGGCTGGGAACCGTGGGGCTGGAGGTCTACGAGCAGGtgccaaagctggacgcagtgaTTTTCCCTGCAGGAGGCCACTGTGGCTTGCTGGCAGGGTCGGCTGCTGCACTAAAACACCTCAACCCGCATATTTCTGTAATT GGGGTTGAATCTGAGAATTTCCCTGTATTGCAACAGTCCTTAAAGGCTGGCCACCCAACTGAAGACCAGGCTTGCAGCAATCATCACTTTTATGGAG ATGTGAGCGGACTTTGCTTTGGCAGCAATTCTTTGCAACTGACTGGGAAACTTGTGGATAAAGTTGTTGCTGTGAG GGAGGAGGACATCCTCATTTCAATGCTGAGATTGCTGGAGTATGAGCGAGCCACGGTTGATGCAGAAGGGGCCATTGGACTTGCAGCATTAGTTGCAGGGAAGCTGCCTGAATTGAAGGGTAAAAG agTGGCAATTGTTATATGCAGTGGAAACTTGGAGTTACATTTGCTGCAACAGTGCATAGCTCGGGCCCTGACCCTCGATAACAGAGTGTGCAGATTTTCCCTTGTGCTTTCTGACTGCCCAGGAGACATTTCAAAGCTCCTGGAGATTTTGGCTCGGGAAGAAGCAAG AGTTTTGGATATCAGACAGGAACGCACGTTTGTGACATCTGAGCTCTTCA
- the LOC141744426 gene encoding L-threonine ammonia-lyase-like isoform X2: MCYAEQLFLKKDDNKIKKQDAPALCDLHCCKDGPIRNGLIGQKSPSINPERLKDFGEEDYLNGDVKTWEMKIVSRNEELLRDALSRIPQSSSRTSLSSCNKLIRFEDISAAAFKIQCGVQKTPCMYSRLSKQYGMDIYLKKEFLQYTGSVKERGVLYLLTSLPQDQQRKGVIVASDSNFSMAVAYHASELRIPVFVIMSTSTSPARVKMCREYGAMVISYGTTAKDSQTHARRLAQENGYLYLEEEDSAVYLSGLGTVGLEVYEQVPKLDAVIFPAGGHCGLLAGSAAALKHLNPHISVIGVESENFPVLQQSLKAGHPTEDQACSNHHFYGDVSGLCFGSNSLQLTGKLVDKVVAVREEDILISMLRLLEYERATVDAEGAIGLAALVAGKLPELKGKRVAIVICSGNLELHLLQQCIARALTLDNRVCRFSLVLSDCPGDISKLLEILAREEARVLDIRQERTFVTSELFTVEVTCTVETRDKIHAAQLRNALLERYPTAAWTER; this comes from the exons ATGTG ttatGCTGAGCAGCTGTTCTTGAAAAA GGACgacaataaaataaagaaacaagatGCCCCAGCACTTTGTGATCTTCACTGTTGTAAGGATGGGCCGATAAGAAATGGCCTCATTGGGCAGAAGTCACCCTCTATCAACCCTGAGAGACTGAAAGATTTTGGTGAGGAGGATTACCTGAACGGGGATGTGAAGACCTGGGAAATGAAGATAGTGAGCCGTAATGAGGAGTTACTTAGGGATGCCCTGTCCCGCATCCCTCAGTCAAGCAGTAGGACGAGCCTGTCAAGCTGTAACAAGCTGATTCGATTTGAAGATATCAGTGCAGCAGCTTTCAAAATCCAGTGCGGTGTTCAGAAAACCCCCTGCATG TATTCTAGGCTATCCAAGCAGTATGGAATGGACATCTACCTAAAGAAAGAGTTCCTCCAGTACACAGGATCTGTGAAGGAACGAGGTGTACTTTACCTTCTGACATCATTACCTCAG GATCAGCAAAGAAAAGGGGTGATCGTGGCTTCGGACAGTAACTTTTCCATGGCTGTTGCTTACCACGCCTCAGAGCTCCGTATTCCAGTGTTTGTCATCATGTCAACCAGCACATCCCCGGCCAGAGTGAAAATGTGCCGTGAGTATGGTGCCATGGTTATATCCTATGGCACTACAGCTAAGGATTCGCAGACGCATGCAAGAAGGCTGGCGCAGGAGAATGGATACCTCTACCTCGAAGA GGAGGACAGTGCTGTCTACCTGTCAGGGCTGGGAACCGTGGGGCTGGAGGTCTACGAGCAGGtgccaaagctggacgcagtgaTTTTCCCTGCAGGAGGCCACTGTGGCTTGCTGGCAGGGTCGGCTGCTGCACTAAAACACCTCAACCCGCATATTTCTGTAATT GGGGTTGAATCTGAGAATTTCCCTGTATTGCAACAGTCCTTAAAGGCTGGCCACCCAACTGAAGACCAGGCTTGCAGCAATCATCACTTTTATGGAG ATGTGAGCGGACTTTGCTTTGGCAGCAATTCTTTGCAACTGACTGGGAAACTTGTGGATAAAGTTGTTGCTGTGAG GGAGGAGGACATCCTCATTTCAATGCTGAGATTGCTGGAGTATGAGCGAGCCACGGTTGATGCAGAAGGGGCCATTGGACTTGCAGCATTAGTTGCAGGGAAGCTGCCTGAATTGAAGGGTAAAAG agTGGCAATTGTTATATGCAGTGGAAACTTGGAGTTACATTTGCTGCAACAGTGCATAGCTCGGGCCCTGACCCTCGATAACAGAGTGTGCAGATTTTCCCTTGTGCTTTCTGACTGCCCAGGAGACATTTCAAAGCTCCTGGAGATTTTGGCTCGGGAAGAAGCAAG AGTTTTGGATATCAGACAGGAACGCACGTTTGTGACATCTGAGCTCTTCA